One Glycine max cultivar Williams 82 chromosome 4, Glycine_max_v4.0, whole genome shotgun sequence DNA segment encodes these proteins:
- the LOC100785271 gene encoding 4-alpha-glucanotransferase, chloroplastic/amyloplastic, with protein MGLALNISVCCFPQQRCPTLFKPTITKQTLSFPTASAFSSVTQLSVGQDLPANYSDWVPSPDPELRRRCGILLHPTSFRGPYGIGDLGDEAFRFIDWLHHSGCSVWQVLPLVPPGRKANEEGSPYSGQDANCGNTLLISLEGLVEDGLLEKHELPQPIDAGRVNFSLVADLKDPLITKAAERLISSEGELKTQLENFRRDPDISCWLEDAAYFAAIDDSLNTISWYSWPEPLRNRHLVALEDIYQQKRDFINVFIAQQFLFQRQWQKVHSYAQSKGISIMGDMPIYVGYHSADVWANKKQFLLNRKGFPLLVSGVPPDAFSETGQLWGSPLYDWKAMEKDGYSWWVRRIRRAQNLFDEFRIDHFRGFAGYWAVPSEAKVAMLGKWKVGPGISLFDAIFRAVGRINIIAEDLGVITEDVVQLRRSIGAPGMAVLQFGFGGGANNPHLPHNHECNQVVYTGTHDNDTIGGWWEALNQEEKSNVLSYLSLNEGDEISWALIQRVLASVAQTAIIPMQDVLGLGNSARMNIPATQFGNWGWRIGSSVSFDGLEREADRLREMLSMYGRL; from the exons ATGGGTCTGGCATTGAACATCTCAGTGTGTTGTTTCCCACAGCAGCGTTGCCCCACTCTCTTCAAACCCACCATTACCAAACAAACCCTCTCCTTCCCCACCGCTTCCGCTTTCTCCTCCGTAACTCAACTCAGCGTGGGCCAGGATTTACCCGCCAACTACAGCGATTGGGTTCCCAGTCCCGACCCCGAGCTTCGCAGAAGATGCGGCATTCTGCTCCACCCGACGTCGTTTCGCGGCCCCTACGGCATCGGCGATCTCGGCGACGAGGCGTTCCGTTTCATCGACTGGCTCCACCACTCGGGTTGCTCCGTCTGGCAGGTTCTTCCTCTCGTGCCACCTGGCAGAAAGGCCAACGAAGAAGGATCCCCTTATTCTGGCCAG GATGCGAATTGTGGCAACACGCTCTTGATCTCTCTTGAGGGCCTCGTCGAGGATGGGTTGTTGGAAAAACACGAGCTTCCTCAACCAAT TGATGCAGGGCGGGTTAATTTTTCACTCGTTGCTGATCTTAAGGATCCTTTGATAACTAAG GCTGCAGAGAGGCTCATTTCAAGTGAAGGGGAACTCAAAACACAGCTTGAGAATTTTCGAAGGGATCCTGACATATCAT GTTGGCTTGAAGATGCAGCCTATTTTGCTGCTATTGACGATAGTTTAAACACAATCAGCTGGTACAGTTGGCCTGAACCTTTAAGAAATCGACATCTTGTAGCTTTAGAAGATATTTACCAACAAAAGCGAGATTTT ATAAATGTATTTATTGCCCAACAGTTCCTGTTTCAAAGGCAGTGGCAGAAAGTTCACAGCTATGCACAGAGTAAGGGAATCAGCATAATGGGAGACATGCCAATATATGTTGGTTATCATAGCGCAGATGTTTGGGCAAATAAGAAACAGTTTTTACTG AACAGGAAGGGCTTTCCTCTTTTAGTTAGTGGTGTTCCTCCTGACGCATTCAGTGAAACTGGTCAGCTTTGGGGCAG ccCCCTGTATGATTGGAAAGCCATGGAGAAAGATGGATACTCATGGTGGGTACGTCGCATACGACGTgcacaaaatttatttgatgaatTTAGGATTGACCACTTTAGAGGATTTGCTGGATATTGGGCTGTTCCCTCTG AAGCAAAAGTAGCTATGCTTGGAAAGTGGAAG GTAGGACCTGGAATATCCTTATTTGATGCCATTTTCAGAGCTGTTGGAAGGATTAATATTATAGCAGAAGACTTG GGAGTTATCACTGAGGATGTAGTCCAACTAAGAAGATCCATTGGAGCACCTGGAATGGCTGTTCTCCAGTTTG GGTTTGGAGGTGGTGCTAATAACCCTCATTTGCCCCATAATCACGAGTGCAATCAAGTTGTCTATACAGGGACTCATGACAATGACACA ATTGGAGGTTGGTGGGAAGCTTTGAACCAAGAAGAGAAATCCAAT GTACTAAGTTATCTTTCATTAAATGAGGGAGATGAAATTTCATGGGCGCTAATCCAGAGAGTATTGGCTTCTGTTGCTCAAACAGCAATAATACCTATGCAAGATGTTCTTGGATTGGGTAATTCTGCCAGGATGAATATTCCCGCAACTCAG TTTGGAAACTGGGGTTGGAGAATTGGAAGTTCGGTGAGCTTTGATGGCTTGGAGAGAGAGGCAGACAGACTCAGAGAAATGCTTTCAATGTATGGCCGACTTTGA
- the LOC100797982 gene encoding shikimate kinase, chloroplastic isoform X2: MEAQAVQVLRYSATLHSNNPKLEKTGTNGSLRMFGGFKKQLFVSSKLQSAKPSANIRRRTASLVVACSHNNIPASALEYGSFHSSVEEKLILKIKSQEIEPYLSGRCIYLVGMMASGKTTVGRILSEALSYSFYDSDALVVKEVGGISVTDIFKHYGEPFFRNKETEVLQKVSIMHRHLISTGGGAVVRPINWKYMQQGISVWLDVPVEVLTQRITAEGTDSRPLLHYEGGDAYTKTITHLSSLFEERSEAYANANVKVSLENMAAKLGRRDVLDLSPTAIAMEALEQIKGFLIGEDGF; the protein is encoded by the exons ATGGAAGCTCAAGCGGTTCAAGTCTTGCGATATTCAGCTACGCTGCATTCCAATAATCCCAAGCTTGAGAAAACAGGGACCAATGGCTCTCTCCGAATGTTTGGTGGATTTAAGAAACAGCTTTTTGTTTCGTCTAAGTTGCAGAGTGCAAAACCTTCGGCGAATATACGGCGAAGGACAGCATCTTTGGTGGTTGCATGTTCGCATAATAATATTCCAG CTTCAGCATTGGAATATGGAAGCTTTCATTCTTCTGTTGAAGAAAAGTTGATTTTGAAG ATTAAATCACAAGAGATCGAACCATACTTAAGTGGACGCTGTATATATCTTGTTG GAATGATGGCCTCTGGGAAGACAACTGTGGGACGGATATTGTCAGAGGCGCTTTCTTATTCGTTTTATGATAG TGATGCATTGGTGGTGAAGGAGGTTGGTGGAATATCTGTAACTGATATATTCAAGCACTATGGAGAGCCTTTTTTTCGTAATAAGGAG ACTGAGGTGTTGCAGAAGGTGTCAATAATGCATAGACATCTTATTTCTACTGGTGGAGGTGCTGTCGTGAGGCCCATCAATTG GAAATATATGCAGCAGGGGATTAGTGTTTGGTTGGATGTACCTGTAGAAGTCTTGACTCAGAGAATAACAGCTGAAGGAACTGATTCTCGCCCACTTCTACATTATGAAGGAGGAGATGCATACACAAAG ACTATCACGCATTTGTCTTCCCTTTTTGAAGAAAGAAGTGAAGCATATGCAAACGCCAATGTGAAGGTCTCCTTGGAAA ATATGGCAGCAAAACTGGGCCGAAGAGATGTGTTAGATTTATCTCCAACTGCTATTGCAATGGAG GCGCTGGAACAGATCAAAGGCTTTCTTATAGGTGAAGATGGCTTTTAA
- the LOC100797982 gene encoding shikimate kinase, chloroplastic isoform X1, translating to MEAQAVQVLRYSATLHSNNPKLEKTGTNGSLRMFGGFKKQLFVSSKLQSAKPSANIRRRTASLVVACSHNNIPASALEYGSFHSSVEEKLILKIKSQEIEPYLSGRCIYLVGMMASGKTTVGRILSEALSYSFYDRLVCDALVVKEVGGISVTDIFKHYGEPFFRNKETEVLQKVSIMHRHLISTGGGAVVRPINWKYMQQGISVWLDVPVEVLTQRITAEGTDSRPLLHYEGGDAYTKTITHLSSLFEERSEAYANANVKVSLENMAAKLGRRDVLDLSPTAIAMEALEQIKGFLIGEDGF from the exons ATGGAAGCTCAAGCGGTTCAAGTCTTGCGATATTCAGCTACGCTGCATTCCAATAATCCCAAGCTTGAGAAAACAGGGACCAATGGCTCTCTCCGAATGTTTGGTGGATTTAAGAAACAGCTTTTTGTTTCGTCTAAGTTGCAGAGTGCAAAACCTTCGGCGAATATACGGCGAAGGACAGCATCTTTGGTGGTTGCATGTTCGCATAATAATATTCCAG CTTCAGCATTGGAATATGGAAGCTTTCATTCTTCTGTTGAAGAAAAGTTGATTTTGAAG ATTAAATCACAAGAGATCGAACCATACTTAAGTGGACGCTGTATATATCTTGTTG GAATGATGGCCTCTGGGAAGACAACTGTGGGACGGATATTGTCAGAGGCGCTTTCTTATTCGTTTTATGATAGGTTAGTGTG TGATGCATTGGTGGTGAAGGAGGTTGGTGGAATATCTGTAACTGATATATTCAAGCACTATGGAGAGCCTTTTTTTCGTAATAAGGAG ACTGAGGTGTTGCAGAAGGTGTCAATAATGCATAGACATCTTATTTCTACTGGTGGAGGTGCTGTCGTGAGGCCCATCAATTG GAAATATATGCAGCAGGGGATTAGTGTTTGGTTGGATGTACCTGTAGAAGTCTTGACTCAGAGAATAACAGCTGAAGGAACTGATTCTCGCCCACTTCTACATTATGAAGGAGGAGATGCATACACAAAG ACTATCACGCATTTGTCTTCCCTTTTTGAAGAAAGAAGTGAAGCATATGCAAACGCCAATGTGAAGGTCTCCTTGGAAA ATATGGCAGCAAAACTGGGCCGAAGAGATGTGTTAGATTTATCTCCAACTGCTATTGCAATGGAG GCGCTGGAACAGATCAAAGGCTTTCTTATAGGTGAAGATGGCTTTTAA
- the LOC100798508 gene encoding F-box/kelch-repeat protein SKIP6, translated as MMSWACRSEESESPNNLIPYLPNDVALNCLARIPRSHHPTLSLVSKPIRSLLYSPLLFTTRSLLQCTQPLLYLTLRSRDSSLQWFTLHRTNPNPLLAPLPPIPSPAVGSAYAVLGPTIYVLGGSIQDVPSSHVWLLDCRFHRWLRGPPMRVAREFAAAGVLHGKIYVLGGCVADTWSRSANWAEVLDPASGRWERVASPTEVREKWMHASAVVGDRIYAMADRGGIAFEPRSCAWESVGGELDHGWRGRACVVEGILYCYDYLGKIKGFDVGRGVWEELKGLENALPRFLCGATMADLGGKLCVVWECQCNGKEMEIWCAEIGVKKNSDGELWGQLGWFGKVLSVPKGSSIVNCSSVSL; from the coding sequence ATGATGTCGTGGGCGTGTCGTTCGGAAGAGTCAGAGAGCCCCAACAACCTAATCCCGTACCTCCCAAACGACGTCGCATTGAACTGCCTAGCACGCATCCCTCGTTCCCACCACCCAACCCTCTCGCTTGTGTCGAAACCAATCCGAAGCCTCCTCTATTCCCCTCTCTTGTTCACCACGCGCTCCCTCCTCCAATGCACCCAACCCCTCCTCTACCTCACTCTCCGCTCACGCGATTCCTCCCTCCAGTGGTTCACGCTCCACCGCACAAACCCTAACCCCCTCCTTGCTCCTCTTCCTCCCATCCCCTCCCCCGCCGTTGGCTCCGCCTACGCCGTCCTTGGCCCCACCATCTACGTCCTCGGCGGCTCCATCCAAGACGTCCCCTCCTCCCACGTCTGGCTCCTCGACTGCCGCTTCCACCGCTGGCTCCGTGGTCCCCCCATGCGCGTCGCCCGCGAGTTCGCCGCCGCCGGCGTCCTCCACGGCAAGATCTACGTCCTCGGAGGCTGCGTCGCCGACACCTGGTCCCGCTCCGCCAACTGGGCAGAGGTCCTTGACCCCGCCTCGGGCCGGTGGGAGAGGGTCGCCAGTCCGACGGAGGTCCGGGAGAAGTGGATGCACGCCAGCGCCGTCGTCGGGGACCGAATCTACGCGATGGCGGACCGCGGCGGCATCGCTTTCGAGCCACGCAGCTGCGCGTGGGAGAGCGTGGGGGGAGAATTGGACCACGGGTGGAGGGGGAGGGCGTGCGTGGTGGAGGGAATCTTATACTGCTACGACTACTTGGGGAAAATCAAAGGGTTCGATGTGGGGCGCGGGGTGTGGGAGGAGCTGAAGGGGTTGGAGAATGCTTTGCCGAGGTTTTTGTGTGGGGCCACCATGGCTGATTTGGGTGGGAAACTGTGCGTGGTTTGGGAGTGCCAATGCAATGGGAAGGAGATGGAGATTTGGTGCGCGGAGATTGGGGTGAAGAAGAATTCGGATGGGGAATTGTGGGGTCAACTTGGTTGGTTTGGGAAGGTTCTTTCTGTTCCCAAAGGCTCTTCTATTGTCAACTGTTCTTCTGTTTCCTTGTGA
- the LOC100784736 gene encoding shikimate kinase 1, chloroplastic: MVLPGGFKEQCEHNFFSMSASTLQSGSFHAPVDEMLILKSKSQEIEPYLNGRCIYLVDQSLGMMGSGKTTVGKILSQVLSYLFFDSDALVEEEVDGTAVADIFKHNGEPFFRNKETEVLRKLSMMHRYVISTGGGAVVRPINWKYMQQGISVWLDVPVEALAQRITAVGTDSRPLLHYEEGDAYTKTFMRLSALFKERSEAYANANVKVSLENMAAKLGSRDESDLSPTAIAMEALEQIKGFLMGEDGC; encoded by the exons ATGGTTCTGCCGGGTGGATTCAAGGAGCAG tgtgaacataattttttttcaatgtcaGCTTCGACATTGCAATCTGGAAGTTTTCATGCTCCTGTTGATGAAATGTTGATTTTGAAG AGTAAATCGCAAGAGATCGAGCCATATTTAAATGGACGCTGTATATATCTTGTTGATCAGTCTCTTG gaatgatggGCTCTGGAAAGACAACTGTTGGGAAGATATTGTCACAAGTGctttcttatttgttttttgaTAG TGATGCattggtggaggaggaggttgATGGAACAGCCGTAGCTGATATATTCAAGCACAATGGAGAGCCTTTTTTTCGTAATAAGGAG ACTGAGGTATTGCGGAAGTTGTCAATGATGCATAGATATGTCATTTCTACTGGTGGAGGCGCTGTTGTGAGACCCATCAATTG GAAATATATGCAGCAGGGGATTAGTGTTTGGTTGGATGTACCTGTAGAAGCCTTGGCTCAGAGAATAACAGCTGTAGGAACTGATTCTCGACCACTTCTACATTATGAAGAAGGAGATGCATACACAAAG ACTTTCATGCGTTTGTCTGCCCTTTttaaagaaagaagtgaagcATATGCAAACGCCAATGTGAAGGTCTCCTTGGAAA ATATGGCAGCAAAATTGGGTAGCAGAGATGAGTCAGATTTATCTCCAACTGCTATTGCAATGGAG GCGCTCGAACAGATCAAAGGCTTTCTTATGGGTGAAGATGGCTGTTAA